In Mycolicibacterium alvei, a single window of DNA contains:
- a CDS encoding TetR/AcrR family transcriptional regulator, with product MARAPVGRQQLLEAARDELVHGNGAFELSGLTRRAGLSTGALYHHFGSKSGLLTAIYDGFYDGLRHAIADAHLPAGDWATRERDRTHRFVAYHLADPLAPILLNRTASDPQLTELEAAYVHNLIDNAAANIRHGQQLDELPTDLDPDSAAAYVIGGLRHGIAQQLRAVPTPSSDQATQTLWRYTAAVLGIGQAYR from the coding sequence ATGGCACGCGCGCCGGTCGGACGTCAACAACTACTCGAGGCGGCCCGCGACGAGCTCGTACACGGAAACGGTGCCTTCGAACTCAGTGGGCTGACCCGTCGCGCCGGACTGAGTACCGGCGCCCTCTATCACCACTTCGGATCGAAGAGCGGTCTGCTGACCGCGATCTATGACGGCTTCTACGACGGGTTGCGCCACGCCATCGCCGATGCCCACTTGCCTGCAGGCGACTGGGCCACCCGCGAGCGCGACCGCACCCACCGCTTCGTCGCCTATCACCTGGCCGACCCGCTGGCGCCGATCCTGCTCAACCGCACCGCAAGCGATCCGCAGCTCACCGAGCTCGAGGCCGCCTATGTGCACAACCTCATCGACAACGCTGCCGCCAACATCCGCCACGGGCAGCAACTCGACGAGCTCCCAACGGATCTGGACCCCGACAGCGCAGCCGCATACGTCATCGGCGGCCTGCGCCACGGCATCGCACAACAACTCCGAGCCGTCCCGACACCGAGTTCCGATCAAGCCACACAAACACTTTGGCGCTATACCGCTGCCGTTCTCGGTATCGGCCAGGCCTACAGGTGA
- a CDS encoding phytanoyl-CoA dioxygenase family protein, whose amino-acid sequence MSTEVNSLTELAGDLAGTYRRTASSGEQVDPAVAEADLAAVLRDGYVILPDLLTAAEFDEIRESVGPLLDLLGRNGFEGHATQRVYSVLNKTRSCDRIADHPRVLALLDRMFMPNYLLSMLQVINILPGEQAQMLHTDDGFYPLPRPRKALGAATIWAIDDFTADNGATDIVAGSHEWGDRLPEPAEREPVVMSAGSCVFFPGTLWHGGGANRSPSARLALTAQYCEPWLRPQEAFTLSMTRDTVRAVSEDIRRMLGYSIHPPFIGQVDGMHPKRLLEPGAQSI is encoded by the coding sequence ATGAGCACTGAAGTGAACTCGTTGACGGAGCTGGCCGGTGACCTGGCCGGCACCTATCGGCGGACCGCCAGCAGTGGTGAGCAGGTGGACCCTGCCGTAGCCGAGGCAGACCTGGCCGCGGTGCTGCGCGACGGATACGTGATCCTGCCTGATCTGCTCACTGCGGCTGAGTTCGACGAGATTCGGGAATCCGTGGGACCACTGTTGGACCTGCTGGGCCGCAACGGGTTTGAAGGACACGCCACGCAGCGGGTGTACAGCGTGCTGAACAAGACCCGCAGCTGCGACCGGATCGCCGACCATCCGCGGGTGCTGGCGCTGCTGGATCGGATGTTCATGCCGAACTACCTGTTGTCGATGTTGCAGGTGATCAACATCCTGCCGGGGGAGCAGGCCCAGATGCTGCACACCGACGACGGCTTCTACCCGTTACCCAGACCACGGAAAGCGCTGGGCGCAGCCACGATCTGGGCGATCGATGACTTCACTGCCGATAACGGTGCCACCGACATCGTCGCGGGCAGCCATGAGTGGGGCGATCGACTGCCCGAGCCCGCCGAACGTGAACCGGTGGTGATGAGCGCCGGGTCGTGCGTGTTCTTTCCCGGGACCTTGTGGCACGGGGGAGGCGCCAACCGATCCCCGAGCGCTCGCCTGGCGCTGACCGCGCAGTACTGCGAGCCGTGGCTGCGCCCGCAGGAAGCGTTCACCTTGTCGATGACCCGCGACACCGTGCGGGCCGTCTCCGAGGACATCCGCCGCATGCTCGGCTACAGCATCCACCCGCCGTTCATCGGTCAGGTCGACGGCATGCACCCCAAGCGTCTGCTCGAGCCGGGTGCGCAGTCAATCTGA
- a CDS encoding DUF5994 family protein produces MTLQVVENGERPQGLSRISRLRLKPTAPRSGFVDGAWWPRGDDLCAELPDLLAGLSVRLGHVERVLYRLSDWRPAPRKIYVDGCLVKLDGYERQPISTISLLGPGFHRLDLLVLAVHTEASDAHATMMRAAHPCDDTRVDRLLGIDPRVRISLDRASIAQQRWGSEISKPRSASPNAHPVTAF; encoded by the coding sequence ATGACGCTACAAGTGGTTGAGAATGGGGAACGGCCGCAAGGCTTGTCACGTATTTCGAGGTTGCGGTTGAAACCGACGGCGCCACGCAGTGGGTTCGTCGACGGAGCATGGTGGCCTCGCGGTGATGATCTCTGTGCCGAACTTCCCGACCTTCTAGCGGGGCTGTCCGTCAGGCTGGGGCATGTTGAACGAGTGCTCTACCGATTGTCTGACTGGCGGCCCGCGCCGCGAAAGATCTACGTTGACGGCTGTCTAGTAAAGCTGGACGGGTATGAGCGTCAACCGATCTCAACCATCAGTCTGCTCGGACCTGGATTTCATCGACTCGATTTGCTGGTCTTGGCTGTGCATACGGAAGCCTCCGATGCGCACGCGACGATGATGAGAGCCGCACATCCCTGCGACGACACCCGGGTGGATCGCCTTCTTGGAATCGACCCGCGCGTCCGGATCAGCTTGGACCGAGCCAGCATTGCCCAGCAGCGCTGGGGATCAGAAATCTCCAAACCACGCAGTGCGTCCCCGAATGCCCATCCGGTGACCGCCTTCTGA
- a CDS encoding DUF5994 family protein translates to MTPQQTRKNDQNSTVPARTPRLRLKAKAPQSGYVDGAWWPHSDDLSAELPDLLAVLSVRLGRIDRVMYHLKAWATAPRKVTTGGRAVRLDGYRLQSINTIEVLGLDGDRLTLLVIPPHTDADDAHRTMMTAAQPHNAATVDGLLMISQRDRDRRTQASNAQERWESEGGMTGRVYVERDSMLRLH, encoded by the coding sequence ATGACGCCACAGCAGACACGCAAAAATGATCAGAACTCGACCGTGCCGGCGCGTACACCACGCCTGCGGTTGAAAGCCAAGGCGCCCCAAAGCGGCTATGTTGACGGGGCTTGGTGGCCGCACAGCGATGACCTCAGCGCCGAGCTGCCGGACCTGTTGGCCGTGCTCTCGGTACGTCTGGGCCGCATCGACCGGGTGATGTATCACCTTAAGGCATGGGCCACCGCACCACGAAAGGTCACCACCGGTGGGCGAGCGGTGCGCCTGGATGGCTATCGGCTTCAGTCGATTAACACCATTGAAGTTCTCGGGCTCGACGGTGACCGGCTCACCCTACTGGTGATTCCGCCCCATACCGACGCCGACGACGCTCACCGCACCATGATGACCGCAGCGCAACCCCACAACGCCGCGACCGTCGACGGATTGCTCATGATCAGCCAGCGAGACCGTGACAGGCGCACGCAGGCATCCAATGCTCAAGAGCGCTGGGAATCAGAAGGCGGAATGACGGGGCGAGTGTATGTCGAACGTGACTCGATGCTCAGGCTGCACTAG